One genomic window of Psychrobacillus sp. INOP01 includes the following:
- the pstA gene encoding phosphate ABC transporter permease PstA, which produces MRQFKDNLLRGLLWLSAFLSVAVLVMIVGFIFYKGIGLISFDFIFGDYSPTGDGGIWPMIVTTIYTVLISLVIATPIGILAAVYLQEYAKQGRLVRLIRFATESLTGIPSIIYGLFGAVFFVTTLKLGMSILAASLTLTIIVLPVIIRTTEEALKTVPRSYREGSLALGTTKLQTLYKVILPSSMPGILSGIILSVGRIVGESAAIFLTAGTVAAMPDSILSSARTLTVHSYLVTQESGDIELAAAVGIVLIVIILAINLSATYISKKFNKATNK; this is translated from the coding sequence GTGAGACAATTTAAAGATAACTTACTCCGTGGACTTTTGTGGTTATCAGCTTTCTTATCAGTTGCCGTCCTTGTCATGATTGTTGGATTTATTTTTTATAAAGGGATTGGTTTGATAAGCTTCGATTTTATCTTTGGTGATTATTCTCCAACTGGAGATGGTGGTATTTGGCCAATGATCGTAACAACTATATATACAGTCCTTATCTCGCTAGTCATTGCAACACCTATCGGAATATTGGCAGCTGTTTATCTGCAAGAATATGCTAAACAAGGCAGGTTAGTCAGACTAATACGCTTTGCAACAGAAAGTTTAACTGGGATTCCATCCATCATTTATGGTTTGTTTGGAGCGGTATTCTTTGTAACAACATTAAAATTAGGTATGTCAATTTTAGCTGCTTCATTAACTTTAACGATTATAGTGTTACCAGTAATTATACGAACAACTGAAGAGGCATTAAAAACAGTTCCACGTTCGTATCGTGAAGGTTCGTTAGCACTTGGAACGACAAAATTACAAACATTATATAAAGTGATCTTACCAAGTTCAATGCCGGGAATTTTGTCTGGTATTATCCTTTCAGTTGGACGAATTGTTGGAGAATCAGCTGCAATTTTCTTAACTGCTGGGACTGTAGCAGCTATGCCAGATAGCATTCTATCATCAGCTAGAACTTTAACTGTGCATTCTTATTTAGTTACACAAGAGTCAGGAGACATTGAACTTGCAGCAGCAGTTGGTATTGTCTTAATAGTAATTATTTTAGCAATCAATCTTTCAGCAACATATATTTCGAAAAAATTTAACAAGGCAACAAACAAATAA
- a CDS encoding polyprenyl synthetase family protein: MNENLIINADDCYQQAEEKANHYFQSLYTQVQQKTYAKILTEDIHQWKGNHIRHSSLFTLFSRGNKQPNSKEYHHYIKWLNYTGKLDNYLNRSISYIFMRDLGKALNSPDTENRIRSVVESLKNHLTSTTKDRKNDGEMFSMSGLYRLAQKEGLESTFIWLINKLKIVSANIPTGMDAEHAQRKLIKIIAGVIMQEIEEMNDEVSSEERKQRLDKAIRLGYSYGLTYPFIDDLLDAKILSDEEEKQYANLIRTTLTTGVVPELEDWIGNNAELIGYVHSELREAFDYIKANQRQETRNNFFEQSYVFFNSQEVDREKDLANGKYTNEELYIPVILKSASSRLIVRSVIGAPEDEGFDNRTFFYGIYNQLADDFADMFDDMKEGAVTPYTYYLKYHDKRSDLINPFEMYWTVISNLIHQVYNSDKMTREVILDRAINGLKRFKERAGTEKYIEVMDLFASGNPKFNKLIQEMVRKADDVDFFDKLLRDHMITSLKNDKQGQEDFIDNAKTIRTQINKVLNIPKTNEMTDSIIDAANYSLQGDGKRLRPIVTWFMGVNAYGLNSSVLEPLLKSLEYMHTASLIFDDLPSQDNASLRRGRPTLHEVYNVSIAELTGLFLTQKAIWEQTTLEQFDSKAVLRLIQYSAQVTADMCRGQAMDLNSTGEHLTLEQLNKMCFYKTGLGFEASILMPAILSNTSKLEIEALKKFARHAGIAFQIKDDLLDVEGDTALLGKTIGKDIENNSSTFVSILGVDDAKKEMWENYCIAMESLQDVPRDTKFLKYFLNYIINRDR; encoded by the coding sequence ATGAACGAAAATCTAATAATCAATGCCGATGATTGCTACCAGCAAGCAGAGGAAAAGGCCAATCATTATTTCCAATCACTTTATACGCAGGTTCAGCAAAAGACGTACGCGAAAATCCTTACAGAAGATATACATCAGTGGAAAGGTAACCATATTCGGCATAGCTCCCTATTTACATTGTTTTCCCGGGGAAATAAACAACCGAATTCAAAAGAGTATCACCATTATATTAAGTGGCTAAATTATACAGGGAAATTAGATAATTATTTGAATCGAAGTATTTCTTATATTTTTATGCGAGATTTAGGCAAAGCATTGAACTCTCCAGACACAGAGAACCGGATCCGGAGTGTAGTGGAAAGTTTGAAGAATCATCTTACATCTACGACAAAGGATCGAAAGAATGATGGTGAGATGTTCAGTATGAGTGGTTTGTACCGCCTTGCACAGAAGGAGGGGTTGGAATCGACCTTCATATGGCTGATTAACAAGCTCAAGATAGTATCCGCAAATATTCCGACAGGGATGGATGCTGAGCATGCACAGCGAAAACTTATTAAAATCATTGCTGGAGTAATCATGCAAGAGATTGAAGAGATGAACGATGAGGTTTCTTCAGAAGAGCGGAAGCAGAGGCTTGATAAAGCGATTAGGCTCGGTTATTCCTATGGACTTACCTATCCTTTTATTGATGATCTTCTAGATGCAAAAATTTTATCAGACGAAGAAGAAAAACAATATGCTAATCTGATACGTACAACGCTTACTACTGGGGTAGTCCCAGAACTAGAAGACTGGATTGGAAATAATGCAGAGTTAATAGGTTATGTTCATTCGGAACTCCGGGAAGCCTTTGATTATATAAAGGCTAATCAGCGGCAAGAGACCAGAAATAACTTTTTTGAGCAATCTTATGTGTTTTTCAATTCACAAGAAGTAGACCGCGAAAAAGACCTCGCTAATGGAAAATATACAAACGAAGAGCTGTATATACCAGTCATTTTAAAATCAGCTTCTTCTCGATTGATTGTTCGTTCCGTAATTGGTGCTCCTGAGGATGAGGGATTTGACAACAGAACATTTTTTTATGGCATTTACAATCAACTTGCAGATGATTTCGCAGATATGTTTGATGACATGAAGGAGGGCGCAGTAACTCCCTATACGTACTACTTGAAGTATCACGATAAACGGTCAGATCTCATAAATCCATTTGAAATGTACTGGACAGTAATCTCTAATCTGATTCATCAAGTTTATAATTCAGATAAAATGACGCGTGAGGTAATTTTAGATAGAGCTATAAACGGGCTTAAACGATTTAAGGAGCGAGCTGGTACTGAAAAATACATAGAGGTAATGGACCTTTTTGCTTCCGGAAATCCTAAATTCAATAAACTAATTCAAGAGATGGTACGAAAAGCAGATGATGTAGATTTCTTTGACAAACTGCTGCGTGATCATATGATTACAAGCTTGAAAAATGACAAACAAGGGCAGGAAGACTTTATAGATAATGCAAAAACTATACGAACCCAGATTAACAAAGTCCTAAATATCCCGAAAACTAATGAGATGACTGATTCCATAATAGATGCTGCAAACTACAGTCTACAAGGAGATGGAAAGCGATTAAGACCAATAGTCACGTGGTTCATGGGTGTAAACGCATATGGCTTAAATAGTTCGGTACTGGAACCACTTTTAAAATCATTAGAGTATATGCATACAGCCTCTCTCATTTTTGACGATCTTCCGTCTCAAGATAATGCTTCACTTCGCAGAGGTCGTCCAACACTACATGAGGTTTATAATGTATCTATCGCAGAGTTAACTGGGCTTTTCCTGACTCAGAAGGCTATTTGGGAGCAAACCACTTTGGAGCAGTTCGATTCGAAAGCTGTGCTGAGACTTATCCAATATTCAGCTCAAGTGACAGCGGATATGTGTAGAGGTCAAGCGATGGACTTGAATTCCACAGGAGAACATTTGACTTTAGAACAATTAAATAAAATGTGCTTTTACAAAACCGGACTAGGATTTGAAGCATCTATTCTAATGCCAGCAATTCTTTCAAATACTAGTAAATTAGAAATAGAAGCATTGAAAAAATTTGCCCGCCATGCAGGTATTGCGTTTCAGATTAAGGATGACCTTCTCGATGTAGAGGGTGATACAGCCTTACTTGGGAAAACGATTGGTAAGGATATAGAAAATAACAGCTCAACTTTTGTATCTATATTAGGTGTGGATGATGCCAAAAAAGAAATGTGGGAAAATTACTGCATTGCGATGGAATCATTACAAGATGTACCGCGGGATACCAAATTCTTGAAGTATTTTTTAAATTACATTATAAACCGAGATCGTTAG
- the phoU gene encoding phosphate signaling complex protein PhoU has protein sequence MGIRVNFENNLEELKSKITEMGELSIVALEKSFKALKTQDVEIALKVIEGDTAIDNLEIEINQFSIWMIAKEAPVSRDLREIIGVLKISSEIERVADFAVNIAKATIKIGNTTSLLDITKLEKMKDVSIEMLRKAIQSFLEENILLAKEVGDLEEDVDQYSGETYKKLTTYLSDHPEETNQLVQLLFVNRFLERTADHITNIAESTAYLIKGQIYDFNS, from the coding sequence ATGGGTATTCGTGTAAACTTTGAGAATAATTTAGAGGAACTAAAAAGTAAAATTACCGAAATGGGTGAACTATCGATTGTTGCTCTAGAAAAATCTTTTAAGGCGTTAAAAACACAAGATGTGGAGATTGCTTTAAAAGTTATTGAGGGAGATACAGCGATTGATAATCTGGAAATAGAAATTAATCAATTCTCCATATGGATGATAGCAAAAGAGGCACCTGTTTCTAGAGATTTACGTGAGATTATTGGGGTACTTAAAATTTCATCTGAAATTGAACGGGTCGCGGATTTTGCTGTAAATATTGCAAAAGCAACTATTAAAATCGGTAATACAACATCTTTACTGGATATTACTAAATTAGAGAAGATGAAGGATGTATCGATTGAAATGCTTCGAAAAGCAATACAATCTTTTTTAGAGGAAAATATCCTACTTGCTAAAGAAGTTGGTGACTTAGAGGAGGATGTGGATCAATATAGTGGTGAAACATATAAAAAACTTACTACTTATCTAAGTGATCATCCAGAGGAAACAAATCAGCTAGTACAATTATTATTTGTTAATCGTTTTCTGGAGAGAACAGCAGACCATATAACAAATATTGCTGAAAGCACAGCATATTTGATAAAAGGCCAAATATATGATTTCAATTCATAA
- the dapA gene encoding 4-hydroxy-tetrahydrodipicolinate synthase codes for MNFGQILTAMVTPFDRNEEIDFPATRNLINYLIANGTEGLVVSGTTGESPTLTEEEKVQLFKFTVEVVNGRVPVIAGTGSYNTKASIDLTRQAADAGVDGIMLVVPYYNKPSQEGLYQHFKTIAAVTSLPTMLYNIPGRSVVNMSVETVIRLSEIPNIVAIKEAGGNLDTMSEIISNTPEDFSLYSGDDGLTIPVLSIGGTGVISVASHVIGNEMQAMIAKFNSGNVREAAKDHRRLLPVMKALFAAPNPTPVKTALNLKGIPVGGVRLPMVPLNAEELSALQSILAAQLETVSS; via the coding sequence ATGAATTTTGGACAAATATTAACGGCTATGGTGACTCCTTTTGATCGTAATGAAGAGATAGATTTTCCAGCCACACGAAATTTAATAAATTATTTAATTGCCAATGGAACAGAAGGGTTAGTCGTATCTGGTACAACTGGAGAATCTCCTACGTTAACAGAAGAAGAAAAAGTCCAGCTGTTTAAATTTACAGTGGAAGTTGTGAATGGTAGAGTCCCAGTAATTGCTGGTACCGGCTCATATAACACTAAAGCATCCATCGATTTAACAAGACAAGCAGCTGATGCAGGTGTCGATGGTATTATGCTTGTAGTTCCGTATTATAACAAGCCTTCACAAGAAGGTTTATACCAACACTTCAAAACTATTGCTGCAGTTACATCATTGCCGACTATGCTATACAATATTCCAGGTCGTAGTGTCGTCAACATGTCAGTAGAAACTGTTATCCGACTTTCCGAAATTCCGAATATCGTTGCTATTAAAGAAGCTGGCGGGAATTTAGATACAATGTCTGAAATTATTAGTAATACACCTGAAGACTTTTCGCTATATAGTGGTGATGATGGGTTAACAATTCCGGTACTATCGATTGGTGGAACAGGAGTTATTTCAGTAGCATCACATGTTATTGGAAATGAAATGCAAGCTATGATAGCAAAGTTTAATAGTGGCAATGTAAGAGAAGCTGCTAAGGATCACCGCAGACTATTACCTGTCATGAAAGCACTATTTGCAGCACCAAATCCAACACCTGTAAAAACAGCATTAAATTTAAAAGGAATTCCTGTAGGTGGCGTTCGCTTACCTATGGTTCCTTTAAATGCGGAGGAACTCAGTGCTTTACAGAGTATATTAGCCGCACAGCTAGAAACTGTATCCTCATAA
- a CDS encoding DHH family phosphoesterase — protein sequence MYKLLSHNDLDGVGCGILAKLAFGEQVKVRYNSISSLNREIEYFLENDEPDTFLFVTDLSPNEDNEKRLNDFYNAKGKVQLIDHHKSALHFNDYEWGYILVEDQEGKLTSATSLLYEYLVTNKLLEPTAALTEFVELVRQYDTWEWEKNGNQQAHSLNSLFYLVSIEEFEGKMMDRLRISDHFDFDEFEKKILNMEEDKIDRYIRRKKREIVQANVGELLAGIVYAETYHSELGNELGKEYPHLDYIAIVIMGGKRISLRTIYDHIDVSEVAGQFGGGGHQKASGCTLTEEAYKLFVLDTFHLSPIPEDAKRNQYNLKKSSFGSFYKNRNNDTFILYSKNNQDWILEKNKTEIEQTFTSFEEGERFLKRNYEAALVRDDLFVDYLMSEVKNRENS from the coding sequence ATGTATAAATTATTGTCTCATAATGATTTAGATGGAGTCGGATGTGGTATTTTAGCAAAGCTAGCTTTTGGAGAGCAAGTGAAAGTGCGTTACAATTCGATTTCATCCCTTAATCGAGAGATTGAATATTTTTTAGAAAATGATGAGCCAGATACGTTTTTATTTGTAACTGATTTGAGTCCAAACGAGGATAATGAAAAAAGACTTAATGATTTTTACAATGCAAAAGGGAAGGTCCAACTAATTGATCATCATAAATCGGCTTTGCATTTTAATGATTATGAGTGGGGATATATTTTAGTAGAAGATCAAGAAGGTAAATTAACTTCTGCTACTTCATTGTTATATGAATATCTTGTAACAAATAAACTGTTGGAACCAACTGCTGCACTAACGGAATTTGTAGAGCTAGTAAGGCAGTATGATACGTGGGAGTGGGAGAAGAACGGGAACCAACAAGCTCATTCCCTTAACTCACTTTTCTATTTAGTATCTATTGAAGAATTTGAAGGAAAAATGATGGATCGACTTCGCATAAGTGACCATTTCGATTTTGATGAATTTGAAAAGAAAATATTGAACATGGAAGAAGACAAGATTGACCGGTATATTCGTCGGAAGAAAAGAGAGATTGTACAGGCAAATGTAGGAGAACTTTTAGCTGGTATCGTGTATGCTGAAACGTATCATTCAGAGCTGGGCAATGAACTAGGAAAAGAATATCCACATCTCGACTATATAGCAATAGTGATAATGGGAGGAAAAAGAATCTCCCTTCGTACGATTTATGACCATATTGATGTATCTGAAGTTGCTGGTCAGTTCGGCGGTGGAGGTCATCAAAAAGCATCTGGCTGTACTTTAACAGAGGAAGCTTATAAATTATTTGTGTTGGACACTTTCCATCTGTCTCCAATACCAGAAGATGCAAAAAGAAATCAATATAATTTGAAAAAATCATCTTTCGGTTCTTTTTATAAGAATAGAAATAATGATACTTTCATTTTGTATTCTAAAAATAATCAGGATTGGATCCTTGAAAAAAATAAAACAGAAATAGAACAAACCTTTACTAGTTTTGAAGAAGGCGAGCGGTTCTTGAAAAGAAACTATGAGGCAGCTTTGGTAAGAGATGATCTGTTTGTCGATTACTTAATGAGTGAAGTGAAAAATAGAGAAAATTCATAA
- the pstB gene encoding phosphate ABC transporter ATP-binding protein PstB: MEQRKDASIINVRDLNLFYGEKQALFGVDLAIHEKEVTALIGPSGCGKSTFLRTLNRMNDLIDGVKITGDIVIDHENIYKSNDVIKLRTKVGMVFQKPNLFPMSIYDNVAYGPRMQGIKNKRELNIIVEESLRSAAIWDEVKDRLKTSALGLSGGQQQRVCIARAIAMKPDIILMDEPTSALDPISTLKIEELITNMKEDYTIVIVTHNMQQAARISDKTAFFLNGEVVEYDDTDNIFSTPQDQRTEDYVTGRFG, translated from the coding sequence ATGGAGCAACGTAAAGATGCATCGATAATTAATGTAAGGGATTTAAATTTATTTTATGGCGAGAAACAAGCATTATTCGGAGTCGATCTTGCAATTCATGAAAAAGAGGTTACTGCTTTAATCGGTCCATCAGGCTGTGGTAAATCAACTTTTTTACGAACATTAAATCGTATGAATGATTTAATTGATGGTGTGAAAATTACAGGAGATATTGTCATTGATCATGAAAACATATATAAATCAAATGATGTGATCAAACTAAGAACAAAAGTAGGAATGGTATTTCAAAAGCCAAATCTATTCCCAATGAGTATTTATGACAATGTTGCCTATGGACCAAGAATGCAAGGTATTAAAAATAAGAGAGAATTAAATATAATTGTAGAAGAGAGTTTGCGGAGTGCAGCGATTTGGGATGAAGTAAAAGACCGTCTTAAAACATCTGCACTTGGTTTGTCAGGTGGTCAGCAACAACGTGTGTGTATTGCTCGTGCTATAGCTATGAAACCAGATATTATTTTAATGGACGAGCCTACTTCAGCATTAGACCCAATTTCTACACTAAAAATAGAAGAGCTAATCACCAATATGAAAGAAGATTATACGATTGTCATTGTTACACATAACATGCAGCAAGCTGCTCGAATTTCTGATAAAACAGCGTTTTTCTTAAATGGAGAAGTAGTTGAATACGATGATACAGATAACATTTTCTCTACACCACAGGATCAAAGAACTGAAGATTACGTAACAGGCCGATTTGGATAA
- a CDS encoding phosphate ABC transporter substrate-binding protein has translation MNSLKKVKMGLLMLSILTVLSACTNNNDTQESDGNNATVSISGSTSVGPLAEKLAAKYTEKDNTNIEINQIGSSAGITNAISGVSEIGMSSRDLKEEEIASALNEVVIAYDGIVVVTHPSNKVKDLTMEQIKQIFTGEVTNWNELGGDDLEIVVVSREDGSGSRDAFQEIVEYSSGELIRNAIIASGNGNIKTTVANNKHAVGFISFEYIDESISTIDINGIEATAENVLQEKYSLSRPFLFVYKEGKLTDAGQRFIDFILSEEGQLIAAEAGAIPVK, from the coding sequence ATGAACAGCTTGAAAAAAGTAAAAATGGGATTATTAATGCTGTCTATACTTACTGTATTATCAGCATGTACAAATAATAATGATACACAAGAATCAGATGGTAATAATGCTACAGTTTCTATTTCAGGATCTACATCTGTAGGGCCGCTTGCTGAAAAATTAGCAGCTAAGTATACAGAGAAAGACAACACAAATATTGAGATAAATCAAATTGGTTCTTCTGCAGGAATTACCAATGCTATTAGTGGAGTGTCAGAAATAGGGATGTCTTCTCGTGATTTAAAAGAAGAAGAAATAGCGAGTGCCTTGAATGAAGTGGTTATTGCTTATGATGGAATTGTAGTAGTAACTCATCCAAGTAACAAAGTAAAAGATCTTACGATGGAGCAAATAAAACAGATTTTTACTGGAGAAGTGACAAATTGGAATGAACTTGGTGGAGATGACTTAGAAATCGTAGTTGTTTCTCGCGAGGATGGATCAGGTTCACGAGATGCATTTCAAGAAATAGTAGAATATAGCTCTGGTGAGTTAATAAGAAACGCAATCATCGCAAGCGGTAATGGGAATATTAAAACAACGGTTGCGAACAATAAACATGCGGTTGGCTTTATCTCTTTTGAATATATAGATGAATCCATTTCAACAATCGATATTAATGGCATAGAAGCAACTGCAGAAAATGTACTACAAGAAAAATATAGTTTGTCTAGACCGTTCTTGTTCGTTTACAAAGAAGGAAAATTAACAGACGCAGGACAACGATTTATAGATTTTATCCTTAGTGAAGAAGGACAACTCATTGCAGCAGAAGCAGGAGCAATTCCTGTAAAGTAA
- the pstC gene encoding phosphate ABC transporter permease subunit PstC yields the protein MSIPTTNKQTVEIGKANKRKYMLEKVSQRLFLICALLSVITLLLIIGFVFYKGAHPFVAEGYSFLDFIFGSDWVPSEDKFGIFPMIVASIFATIGALIIGVPIGLFTAIFLAEIASERLAKIISPAIQLLAGIPSVLYGVFGLAIIVPFLQNTFGLVKGQSLIAVILVLAIMMLPTIVTVAETAIRAVPQTYREGSLALGVSQIGTIFKVIVPAAKSGIMTAIVLGLGRAIGETMAVILVAGNSLIVPTSLTDSVRPLTTNIALEMGYAFGTHQEMLFATGIVLFSFILILNFVLAKISAKGGS from the coding sequence GTGTCTATCCCAACAACTAACAAGCAGACCGTAGAAATCGGCAAAGCAAATAAAAGGAAGTATATGTTAGAGAAGGTGTCGCAAAGATTATTCTTGATTTGTGCACTTCTCTCTGTAATAACTTTATTGTTAATCATTGGATTTGTATTTTATAAAGGAGCTCATCCATTTGTAGCGGAGGGCTATAGCTTTTTAGATTTTATTTTTGGTAGTGATTGGGTACCGAGTGAAGATAAATTCGGTATATTCCCAATGATTGTTGCATCCATTTTTGCGACCATCGGAGCATTAATCATTGGAGTTCCTATTGGTTTATTTACAGCTATATTCTTAGCTGAGATTGCCTCTGAAAGGTTAGCAAAAATAATTTCACCAGCAATTCAGTTGCTAGCTGGAATTCCATCTGTATTATATGGTGTATTCGGACTTGCAATAATTGTTCCGTTTTTACAAAATACTTTTGGTTTAGTGAAAGGACAAAGCTTAATAGCCGTTATTCTTGTGCTAGCAATCATGATGCTACCAACAATTGTGACTGTAGCTGAAACGGCAATTCGTGCTGTTCCACAAACATACCGTGAAGGATCATTAGCCCTCGGGGTATCACAAATTGGGACAATTTTTAAAGTCATTGTGCCAGCAGCAAAATCAGGTATTATGACAGCAATTGTATTAGGTTTAGGACGTGCAATTGGGGAAACGATGGCAGTCATATTAGTAGCTGGTAATAGTTTAATCGTACCAACTAGCTTAACAGATAGTGTTCGTCCACTAACGACAAATATTGCGTTAGAAATGGGTTATGCATTTGGTACACATCAAGAAATGTTGTTTGCAACGGGAATTGTTTTATTCTCATTTATATTAATACTAAATTTTGTTTTAGCAAAAATAAGTGCCAAAGGAGGTAGCTAA
- a CDS encoding DUF1456 family protein, protein MENNDILIRLRYALDIKNKDMVEIFKLGGVEVTKEEVLKILTKSKEDSDDEEVVEDENHMKCNNKMLESFLNGLITHKRGKQDPKPGQATNQEPVEQHKDHVNNMLLKKLKVALQLTTEDMLEVLDDGGIIVSKGELGAILRKPGHRNYKECGDNFARKFLKGLAVKYRS, encoded by the coding sequence ATGGAGAATAATGATATATTAATCAGATTGAGATATGCCCTAGATATAAAAAATAAGGACATGGTAGAGATTTTTAAACTAGGTGGCGTGGAAGTTACAAAAGAAGAAGTTTTAAAAATTCTTACCAAATCGAAAGAAGATAGTGATGATGAAGAAGTAGTGGAAGATGAAAACCACATGAAGTGTAACAATAAAATGCTGGAGTCATTTTTGAATGGGTTAATCACGCATAAAAGGGGCAAACAGGATCCAAAACCTGGGCAGGCTACAAATCAGGAACCTGTAGAACAGCATAAGGACCATGTGAATAATATGCTCCTGAAGAAACTGAAAGTAGCTTTACAATTAACAACAGAGGATATGCTAGAAGTATTGGATGATGGTGGTATCATTGTTTCAAAAGGGGAACTTGGTGCTATTTTACGAAAGCCTGGTCATCGTAATTATAAAGAATGCGGAGACAATTTTGCTCGTAAATTCTTAAAAGGCTTAGCAGTAAAATATAGAAGTTAA
- a CDS encoding LLM class flavin-dependent oxidoreductase, with the protein MEIGITTFVETTPDVKTGKVISHAERIREVVEEIVLADQVGLDVFGVGEHHRKDYAASAPAVLLAAAASQTKQIRLTSAVTVLSSDDPVRVFEEFSTLDAISNGRAEIMAGRGSFIESFPLFGYDLQDYDELYEEKLDLLLKIRESEMVTWNGKHRAAIQNRGVYPCPVQKPLPVWIASGGTPQSVARAGFLGLPLVLAIIGGSPLQFEPLVKLYKKAASEAGHDVSKLTVASHSHGFVAESTDIAVDKFFPPTQQAMNVLGRERGWGPYTRSTFDAARRLEGALYVGDVKTVADKIIFLRKNVGITRFMLHVPVGSMPHEDVMKAIELLGSEVAPIVRAEIDRWEADSESN; encoded by the coding sequence ATGGAAATTGGAATAACAACGTTTGTAGAAACAACTCCAGATGTAAAAACTGGCAAAGTAATTAGCCATGCTGAGCGCATTCGTGAAGTTGTAGAAGAAATTGTATTGGCAGATCAGGTAGGCTTAGATGTTTTTGGTGTAGGTGAACATCACCGAAAGGATTATGCCGCTTCTGCACCAGCAGTTCTTCTAGCAGCAGCTGCTTCACAGACAAAGCAAATAAGACTCACAAGCGCTGTTACGGTACTTTCTTCTGATGATCCAGTGCGAGTATTTGAGGAATTTTCTACATTAGATGCTATTTCCAATGGTCGTGCAGAAATCATGGCTGGACGTGGTTCATTTATCGAATCCTTCCCACTTTTTGGTTATGACCTTCAGGACTATGATGAATTGTACGAAGAAAAGTTAGATTTGCTATTAAAAATACGTGAGTCTGAAATGGTTACTTGGAATGGTAAGCATCGAGCTGCTATTCAGAATCGTGGGGTTTATCCCTGTCCCGTACAAAAACCACTACCGGTTTGGATCGCTAGTGGTGGAACACCGCAATCTGTTGCGCGAGCTGGTTTCCTTGGATTGCCACTTGTGTTGGCCATTATTGGAGGTAGCCCATTGCAGTTTGAACCACTTGTGAAGCTATATAAGAAAGCTGCTAGTGAAGCAGGACATGACGTATCGAAGTTGACAGTTGCATCACACTCCCACGGTTTTGTTGCTGAAAGTACGGATATTGCAGTGGATAAATTTTTCCCTCCGACACAGCAAGCAATGAACGTTTTAGGAAGAGAACGTGGATGGGGTCCTTATACTCGTTCAACCTTTGATGCTGCTCGTAGGCTTGAAGGAGCTTTATACGTAGGAGATGTAAAGACAGTAGCTGATAAGATCATATTCCTTCGTAAAAACGTTGGTATCACACGCTTCATGCTTCATGTACCAGTTGGATCAATGCCCCATGAGGACGTGATGAAAGCAATTGAACTGCTAGGTTCAGAAGTGGCGCCGATAGTTCGTGCAGAAATAGATAGATGGGAAGCAGATAGTGAAAGTAATTAA